ATATTCCGGCCGAAGACGACACACCCAGACGGCGTGATTTTCTGGATGGCTACCAGTGGTTGTTCCACACCCGCCGCATTCCCTCACCGCCCTCGGCGGCACAAGGCTATGACGGCATGAAGCTGATGGCGGAAGCCATCCGCCAGGCCGGTTCGCTGGATGGCATTGCCATTGTGCGGGCGCTGGAAAACCTGCGTCAGCCGGTGGCCGGGGTGATCACCACCTACAAACAGCCATTCAGCCGCAACGACCACGAGGCGCTGGAGCTGAACGTGCCGGTAATCGGCAAGGTGGAGCGTGGCCGGGTGGTGTATGCCTACCCGGCCGACAAGTCACATCAGTAAGCGCTTCAGCCGCGCGTGGGTAGCGGGATGAATTCGGTTTCGCCGGGGACTGCCGGAAAACGACCTTGCTGCCAATCGTCCCTGGCCTGGCGGATGCGCTCCAGCCGGGTGGAGACGAAGTTCCAGTCCAGAATGCGGTGGGCATCCGGCGTCGGGCCGGCCAGCAAGGCCAGGCGGCTGGGCTCGCGGGCGGTAATGCGCAGCGGTGTGGCCGTGTCCGGCAACAGGCCCAGTTCTCCGCTGACCAGGTGTTCTCCGCCCAGGCTGAGGCTGCCGCTGGCCAGATAAATGCCACGCTCAGCAAAGCCTGTCGGTATTTCCAGCGTGGTACCGGCAGCCATCTCAACGACGGCATACAAGGCTTCACCAGGAAAGACAACCGGGGAGTTGCGCCCCCAGGCACTGCCCAGTACCAGCTGTATCCGGCTACCATCCTGTTGCCAGGTCGGCAGCTCATTGCTGCCATAGTGCATGAAGGCAGGTGCGCATTCTTCCAGCTCTACCGGCAGTGCCAGCCACAGTTGCAAGCCTTCTACTGCCATACCATTGCTGCGAATGTCATCCGGGATGCGTTCCGAGTGCACGATGCCGCGCCCGGCAAGCATCAGGTTGGCCGCGCCCGGCTCAATGCGCTGCACGCTGCCCAGACTGTCGCGGTGCATCAGTGCGCCACTGAACAGATAGGTGAGGGTGGCCAGTCCGATATGCGGGTGCGGACGGACGTCATTGTCACGCTCGGTCAGGTTGAAGTGTGCCGGCCCCATGTGGTCCAGAA
The sequence above is drawn from the Aquitalea denitrificans genome and encodes:
- a CDS encoding pirin family protein produces the protein MHTWSERISAKISDIGFPVRRLLPSRSARHIGPFIFLDHMGPAHFNLTERDNDVRPHPHIGLATLTYLFSGALMHRDSLGSVQRIEPGAANLMLAGRGIVHSERIPDDIRSNGMAVEGLQLWLALPVELEECAPAFMHYGSNELPTWQQDGSRIQLVLGSAWGRNSPVVFPGEALYAVVEMAAGTTLEIPTGFAERGIYLASGSLSLGGEHLVSGELGLLPDTATPLRITAREPSRLALLAGPTPDAHRILDWNFVSTRLERIRQARDDWQQGRFPAVPGETEFIPLPTRG